One genomic segment of Sminthopsis crassicaudata isolate SCR6 chromosome 4, ASM4859323v1, whole genome shotgun sequence includes these proteins:
- the BORCS6 gene encoding BLOC-1-related complex subunit 6, whose protein sequence is MEPAPGQPGLESGTPLSGCSRNSQFRPKPGKQFSLPPLDLGAGENPDEEPGVGGRAQLGGTRKTPSQPAYETPGPCVTPPRVGVSWGSRGEASLRPLGRPFSVPQGTKLSVGGSAPWGTPRKSRMNPEGEEEEEECEPEKGGRLFAGRLLDSRSLDGLSGACGGGAAPLGGPEQGAGGGRRATISSALELEGTVSRHGDLTHFVANNLQLKIRLSGNPQPQPPLSARPAPVPVSSIPPIDPEVLRDLERLSRDLGVRVERLLRGLGGAVQELTALSVGCIQTYRDAVDSLGEAVDMSIKGMYTLLARCEELERALQPVQGLARQVRDIRRTLEVLEALCK, encoded by the coding sequence ATGGAGCCTGCTCCGGGGCAACCCGGGTTGGAGTCCGGAACCCCACTTTCCGGGTGCTCCCGGAACTCTCAGTTCAGACCTAAACCCGGAAAGCAATTCTCTCTTCCGCCCCTGGACCTCGGAGCGGGTGAGAACCCTGATGAGGAGCCCGGAGTGGGCGGGCGCGCTCAGCTGGGAGGGACCCGGAAGACACCGAGCCAGCCAGCCTATGAAACACCTGGGCCCTGTGTAACTCCACCTAGAGTCGGGGTCAGCTGGGGCTCCCGTGGAGAAGCGAGCCTTCGGCCCTTAGGCCGACCCTTCTCTGTTCCCCAAGGGACGAAGCTGTCTGTTGGAGGCAGTGCCCCCTGGGGTACCCCGAGAAAAAGCCGGATGAACccagaaggggaggaagaggaagaggagtgCGAGCCTGAGAAAGGGGGCCGTTTGTTCGCCGGACGCCTTCTGGACAGCCGTAGCCTGGATGGACTGAGTGGAGCTTGCGGAGGCGGGGCGGCTCCGCTCGGGGGCCCGGAGCAGGGAGCTGGTGGGGGCCGCCGGGCCACCATCTCCAGCGCCCTCGAGCTGGAGGGCACGGTCAGTCGGCACGGAGACCTCACCCACTTCGTGGCTAACAACCTGCAGCTCAAGATCCGCCTGAGCGGGAATCCGCAGCCGCAGCCGCCACTCTCGGCCCGGCCAGCCCCGGTCCCCGTATCATCCATTCCGCCTATAGATCCGGAGGTGCTGCGAGACCTGGAGCGGCTAAGCAGGGACCTGGGTGTCCGCGTGGAACGGCTGCTTCGCGGGCTCGGCGGCGCAGTGCAGGAGCTGACGGCACTGAGCGTGGGTTGCATCCAGACCTATAGAGACGCTGTGGACTCTCTGGGAGAAGCAGTGGATATGAGCATCAAGGGCATGTACACGCTGCTGGCCAGATGCGAGGAGCTGGAGAGGGCTCTGCAACCAGTTCAAGGACTGGCCCGACAAGTCCGGGATATCCGGCGCACCCTGGAAGTGCTGGAAGCTCTCTGCAAATAA